The Eleginops maclovinus isolate JMC-PN-2008 ecotype Puerto Natales chromosome 24, JC_Emac_rtc_rv5, whole genome shotgun sequence genome contains a region encoding:
- the slc5a3a gene encoding solute carrier family 5 member 3a: MAAATMEVADISVVVIYFILVLAIGFIAMRRANKNTVSGYFLAGRSMNWAAVGASLFVSNIGSEHFIGLAGSGAASGFGVAAWEINALLLLQLLGWIFIPVYIQSGVYTMPEYLTKRFGGKRLKVYFAALSLVLYIFTKLSVDLYAGALFIQESLGWNLYLSIILLITMTALLTVTGGLVAVIYTDTVQAFLMIAGALCLMGISLFKVGGLEGMSTKYMQASPNITAILLSSPNLTYSASCHLHLHPKPDALKMLRGPRDPDLPWPGFLLGQTPASIWYWCADQVIVQRVLAAKNIAHAKGSTIMAGFLKILPMFIIVIPGMISRIFFADQLACISPEHCMEVCGSASGCSNVAYPRLVMLVMPVGLRGLMMAVMIAALMSDLDSIFNSASTIFALDIYKMIRKQVSSRELVIVGRLFVVFMVVISIAWVPVIIEMQGGQMFYYIQEVTDYLTPPIAAMFLLAVLWHRCNETGAFWGSVVGFVLGSVRLILALVYREPRCDQPDDRPSFIKDIHFMYVAAILFWVSAFVTVVVSLCTPPPDKEQIRTTTLWGLNKRKRLREKAGEDVTALKPLNHANGLTGKEKCPDQQDQPNGIEANHENTQPSNGHAVLVCEASDPTLVEEGVVRGLGEEEGCLGGGVVEGGKCMKALEFFCGFQEKPSEAQVLTTQEQEKILDELLHEPLRTKILLNTGLLAICSVGIFIFIYFSL; the protein is encoded by the exons CAGACATCTCCGTCGTAGTGATCTACTTCATCCTGGTGCTAGCGATCGGTTTCATCGCCATGCGGAGAGCCAATAAGAACACAGTGAGCGGCTACTTCCTCGCCGGGCGCTCCATGAACTGGGCGGCCGTGGGAGCGTCGCTATTCGTCAGCAACATCGGGAGCGAGCATTTTATCGGACTAGCCGGATCGGGTGCTGCTAGCGGGTTCGGCGTGGCTGCGTGGGAAATAAACGCTCTGTTGTTGCTGCAGTTATTGGGCTGGATATTTATCCCAGTGTACATTCAGTCTGGCGTCTACACGATGCCAGAGTACCTGACCAAGCGTTTTGGCGGCAAGCGGCTCAAGGTGTATTTTGCCGCGCTGTCTCTCGTGCTGTACATCTTCACCAAGCTGTCCGTGGATCTGTATGCCGGGGCGTTGTTCATCCAGGAGTCCTTAGGGTGGAACCTCTACCTGTCAatcatcctcctcatcaccATGACGGCTCTGCTGACGGTCACTGGAGGTCTGGTGGCTGTAATCTACACGGATACCGTCCAGGCCTTCCTCATGATCGCCGGAGCGCTCTGCCTCATGGGCATCAGCCTCTTCAAAGTTGGAGGACTTGAAG ggatGAGTACCAAGTACATGCAAGCGTCTCCAAACATCACGGCCATCTTGCTGTCTTCACCGAACCTGACGTATTCTGCATCCtgccacctccacctccacccgaAGCCAGATGCTCTGAAGATGCTTCGGGGCCCGAGGGATCCAGACCTGCCTTGGCCAGGTTTCCTACTGGGCCAGACACCTGCCTCTATTTG GTACTGGTGTGCAGATCAAGTAATTGTGCAGCGGGTTCTGGCAGCGAAGAACATTGCCCATGCTAAAGGATCGACGATCATGGCCGGCTTTCTGAAAATCCTCCCCATGTTCATCATCGTCATCCCAG GAATGATTTCCAGGATCTTCTTTGCCGATCAGTTGGCGTGCATCAGCCCGGAGCACTGCATGGAGGTGTGCGGCTCTGCGTCCGGCTGCAGCAATGTGGCCTACCCTCGCCTCGTCATGTTGGTGATGCCCGTCGGACTGCGAGGCCTGATGATGGCCGTCATGATCGCGGCTCTGATGAGCGACCTGGACTCCATCTTCAACTCGGCGAGCACCATATTCGCCCTGGACATCTACAAGATGATACGGAAGCAGGTGTCGTCCCGGGAGCTGGTGATAGTCGGCAGGTTGTTCGTGGTCTTCATGGTGGTTATCAGTATCGCCTGGGTACCAGTGATCATCGAGATGCAGGGAGGCCAGATGTTCTACTACATCCAAGAAGTGACAGATTACCTGACGCCACCCATAGCTGCTATGTTCTTGCTCGCGGTCCTGTGGCATCGCTGCAACGAGACGGGCGCCTTTTGGGGAAGCGTGGTAGGGTTTGTCCTTGGATCGGTGCGGCTGATTTTGGCGTTGGTTTACCGGGAGCCTCGCTGCGATCAACCCGACGACCGTCCCTCCTTCATCAAAGATATCCACTTCATGTACGTGGCGGCGATCTTGTTCTGGGTGTCGGCTTTTGTGACTGTAGTCGTGAGTCTGTGTACTCCTCCGCCGGATAAAGAACAGATCAGAACCACTACCCTGTGGGGGTTAAACAAGAGGAAGAGACTAAGGGAGAAAGCTGGGGAAGATGTGACAGCTTTGAAGCCTCTGAATCATGCAAACGGTTTGACTGGGAAAGAAAAGTGTCCAGACCAGCAAGACCAACCCAACGGGATCGAGGCCAATCATGAGAATACTCAACCAAGCAACGGTCATGCTGTCTTAGTCTGTGAAGCATCTGATCCTACACTGGTAGAAGAGGGAGTAGTGAGAGGACTGGGGGAAGAAGAAGGCTGTCTTGGAGGAGGAGTAGTGGAGGGAGGGAAGTGTATGAAAGCTTTAGAGTTTTTCTGTGGTTTCCAGGAAAAGCCGTCCGAAGCTCAGGTCCTCACCACCCAGGAACAGGAGAAGATCCTGGATGAGCTTCTCCATGAACCTCTGAGAACCAAAATCCTCCTGAACACGGGACTGCTGGCCATTTGTTCTGTGGGgatctttatctttatctaCTTCTCCTTATAG